The Halalkalicoccus sp. CGA53 genome window below encodes:
- a CDS encoding universal stress protein, which translates to MFTVLLPIDENEELSHRAAEFVTDIPSTTDELSVVILNVFEEFNAADGMGKVDSTDLFDEDDLPETVEVLVEFLQEHGIDTVGRFEHGTPADVIVNVADEIDANTIVMGGRRRSPVGKAIFGSVSQQVLLSADRPVTVLVK; encoded by the coding sequence ATGTTTACGGTGCTACTACCAATCGACGAGAACGAGGAACTGAGTCATCGGGCTGCCGAATTCGTGACCGACATTCCCAGCACCACTGACGAACTCTCGGTCGTGATACTAAATGTATTCGAGGAGTTCAATGCGGCTGACGGCATGGGGAAGGTGGATTCGACGGACCTGTTCGACGAGGACGATCTGCCGGAGACCGTCGAAGTGCTAGTGGAGTTTCTTCAGGAGCACGGGATCGATACCGTCGGACGATTCGAACACGGAACGCCGGCCGATGTGATCGTGAACGTTGCCGACGAAATAGACGCCAATACGATCGTCATGGGCGGTCGAAGACGAAGTCCGGTCGGGAAAGCGATTTTCGGGAGCGTTTCACAGCAGGTCCTTCTCTCGGCCGACCGACCCGTGACCGTCCTCGTCAAGTGA
- a CDS encoding CaiB/BaiF CoA transferase family protein, producing the protein MGRKPLDGVTVVDVSQWVTGGFATLMLANQGAEVIKIERPNAGDDIRFSGPPFVEGEAPYYWTVNYDKKSLELDLKSEEGNAIARELIAEADVFVENFRPGKIEQLGLGYDNLRGENEDLIYCSISAFGQTGPLSNRAGLDLLIQGMSGVMSVTGEEDGEPVKVGFAVTDLITAMWAAFAIVNALNSRIKTGSGEYIDLAMLDSVIPWLTKQAGNAFAGEDTRRMGSRDPLYTPYQAYEAKDGYIILACGNQQTWNQLCEALSRPDLVDDERFTSNPKRNEHADDLEVELERTLREHSVDYWVELLAGEHGLPVGPLHSVEEALKSKQVLSREMITKLEHSTAGEQPVIEHPTNYRNADNGFENHAPVLGEHSRKILKALGYSDGEIQSLIDADVVGETGVESGDTTT; encoded by the coding sequence ATGGGCAGAAAGCCACTCGACGGCGTCACCGTCGTCGACGTTTCACAGTGGGTAACCGGCGGGTTCGCAACGTTGATGTTGGCAAACCAGGGTGCAGAGGTTATCAAGATTGAACGCCCCAACGCCGGGGACGATATCAGGTTCTCCGGCCCACCCTTCGTCGAGGGAGAAGCGCCGTACTACTGGACGGTAAACTACGATAAGAAGAGTCTTGAGCTTGATCTCAAGAGCGAGGAGGGGAATGCGATAGCGAGGGAACTAATAGCGGAGGCCGACGTCTTCGTCGAGAACTTCAGACCGGGAAAGATCGAGCAACTCGGACTAGGGTACGATAACCTGCGAGGGGAGAACGAAGACCTCATTTACTGTTCAATCTCCGCGTTTGGACAGACTGGACCCCTCTCTAACCGCGCCGGCTTAGATCTACTCATTCAGGGGATGTCCGGGGTGATGAGCGTCACAGGAGAGGAAGATGGAGAACCGGTTAAGGTTGGCTTCGCCGTAACCGATCTGATCACCGCGATGTGGGCAGCCTTCGCAATCGTGAACGCGTTAAATAGCCGAATCAAAACTGGCTCCGGCGAGTACATTGACCTCGCGATGCTCGATTCAGTGATACCGTGGTTGACCAAGCAAGCTGGGAACGCATTTGCCGGCGAAGATACCAGGCGGATGGGGAGCCGAGACCCGTTGTACACGCCGTATCAAGCCTACGAGGCGAAAGATGGCTACATCATCTTAGCTTGTGGGAACCAGCAAACGTGGAACCAGTTGTGTGAAGCTCTTAGCCGCCCCGACCTCGTCGACGACGAGCGTTTCACCTCGAATCCGAAGCGGAACGAACACGCGGACGACCTCGAAGTGGAACTGGAAAGAACGCTCCGTGAACACTCCGTGGATTACTGGGTAGAACTGCTCGCGGGCGAACACGGGCTCCCGGTAGGTCCACTACACTCCGTCGAGGAAGCGCTCAAGAGCAAGCAAGTCTTATCTCGCGAGATGATCACGAAGTTGGAACACTCGACGGCCGGCGAGCAACCGGTCATAGAGCATCCCACCAACTATCGGAACGCCGACAACGGGTTCGAAAATCACGCACCAGTGCTAGGCGAACACAGTCGAAAGATCCTAAAGGCGCTTGGATACTCTGACGGCGAGATTCAGTCCCTAATCGACGCCGATGTCGTCGGCGAAACTGGAGTCGAATCCGGTGATACCACCACATAA
- a CDS encoding LLM class flavin-dependent oxidoreductase produces MGSSFTTHLQLQAIRRGVIKFGLYLNCQTSAGGSPEKLAEGLVAQTVAAREAGVDMITTGQHYLSSYVQLQQLPLLARLTAEAGSMSVGTGVVLLPLHHPVEIAEQLTTLDALAENVIAGVGIGYRDVEFESFGVPKSERVDRFEEGITLLKHLWTEENVVFDGKYYAVNGVSITPRPRERLPIWIAANARPAVRRAARSGDAWFVNPHSTIAEIEELKVEYDEIREGQGADTGVPIIREMFVADSHEEAVEAARGHLFSKYQAYIDWGQDEAMEDKRDLHKPFEQLAEDRFLLGTPEEVCAEIERYEEDLEAEYIIPRLHWPGMDHEVAIECIERIGDDVVPYV; encoded by the coding sequence TTGGGATCCAGTTTCACAACGCATTTGCAACTGCAGGCCATCCGTCGAGGAGTAATTAAATTCGGGCTGTATCTCAATTGCCAGACCAGTGCAGGAGGCTCCCCCGAGAAACTGGCTGAGGGATTGGTGGCCCAGACGGTCGCCGCTCGAGAAGCCGGCGTCGACATGATCACGACCGGGCAACACTACCTCTCGAGTTACGTACAACTCCAGCAACTCCCTCTGCTCGCTCGCCTGACGGCCGAGGCGGGATCGATGAGCGTCGGAACGGGAGTCGTGTTGCTCCCGCTTCACCATCCCGTGGAGATCGCCGAGCAGTTGACCACGCTTGACGCTCTCGCCGAGAACGTGATCGCCGGCGTCGGAATCGGCTATCGGGACGTCGAATTCGAGAGCTTCGGCGTCCCGAAGTCGGAGCGCGTGGACCGCTTCGAAGAGGGAATTACACTACTGAAGCACCTCTGGACCGAGGAGAACGTTGTATTCGATGGCAAGTACTACGCCGTCAATGGGGTCTCAATCACTCCCCGCCCGCGCGAGCGACTGCCGATCTGGATCGCCGCCAATGCTCGACCCGCGGTCCGACGGGCCGCTCGGTCGGGCGACGCCTGGTTCGTCAACCCGCACTCGACAATCGCGGAGATCGAGGAGCTGAAAGTGGAGTACGACGAGATCAGGGAAGGTCAGGGCGCAGACACGGGAGTTCCGATCATTCGCGAAATGTTCGTCGCGGATAGCCACGAGGAGGCGGTGGAAGCGGCTCGCGGGCACCTATTCTCGAAGTACCAGGCATACATCGATTGGGGACAGGACGAGGCGATGGAGGACAAACGCGATCTCCACAAACCGTTCGAACAACTCGCTGAGGACCGGTTTCTGCTCGGAACGCCCGAGGAAGTGTGCGCTGAGATTGAGCGCTACGAGGAGGACCTTGAGGCCGAGTACATAATTCCGCGACTCCATTGGCCGGGGATGGACCACGAGGTGGCGATCGAGTGCATTGAGCGCATCGGCGACGACGTCGTTCCCTACGTTTGA
- a CDS encoding iron-containing alcohol dehydrogenase family protein, translated as MSFDVQLPAQIVFGRGAATNAGNHADSFGTRALVLTEYSLVQLGVVDPVTTSLRDAGLEVDVFDGVKPDPTLSIVNAAVAAARESGADVLVGVGGGSSMDVTKAVGILLENPELESEPFGRGHVPKPGMPTILLPTTAGSGAEVSPAVVVVDDRNGHEKKGIIDPNVFANVAIVDPSLSDDLPPSITRSTGIDAFAHAVGSAISTSSNPFADALCSEAMALVEANLREATFNGADAPTARDGMALAAMMAMAGRVNGGKAAIHAMAYGVQSLYDIPHGVAIAAVMPSVLEYNLPAAVSTYAALGSRLYGASGDRRTQAATFLEGVHRLRSDVGLDDGLREYGATAADLDDLASMAVTSTRHLETNPRSISESDARIILETAL; from the coding sequence GTGTCCTTCGACGTTCAGTTACCTGCCCAGATCGTTTTTGGCCGTGGCGCGGCGACCAACGCGGGAAACCACGCGGATTCGTTCGGTACCCGTGCACTCGTCCTCACCGAATACTCGCTCGTTCAACTGGGCGTCGTTGATCCGGTGACGACATCCTTGCGCGACGCCGGTCTCGAGGTGGACGTGTTTGACGGCGTTAAGCCCGATCCGACGCTTTCGATCGTCAACGCGGCCGTCGCTGCCGCCCGTGAATCCGGGGCAGACGTGCTCGTCGGAGTCGGCGGTGGCAGTTCGATGGATGTGACGAAAGCCGTAGGGATCCTCCTCGAAAACCCGGAACTCGAGTCTGAACCGTTCGGTCGTGGACATGTCCCTAAGCCGGGTATGCCGACGATTTTGCTTCCCACCACGGCAGGGTCGGGAGCGGAAGTGTCCCCGGCTGTAGTCGTTGTCGACGACCGGAACGGTCACGAAAAGAAGGGAATCATCGATCCAAACGTGTTCGCGAACGTAGCGATCGTCGATCCGTCGCTCAGCGACGACTTGCCGCCCTCGATTACACGGTCGACGGGAATCGATGCATTCGCACACGCCGTTGGATCGGCGATCTCAACCTCATCAAACCCGTTCGCTGACGCGCTGTGTTCCGAAGCCATGGCACTTGTCGAAGCAAATCTCCGGGAGGCTACGTTCAACGGTGCCGACGCGCCTACCGCTCGAGATGGGATGGCGTTAGCAGCGATGATGGCGATGGCCGGCCGCGTCAATGGCGGGAAGGCTGCGATACACGCTATGGCGTACGGAGTGCAATCACTGTACGATATTCCGCACGGTGTAGCGATCGCGGCCGTTATGCCGTCGGTACTCGAGTACAACCTTCCGGCCGCGGTTTCGACGTACGCGGCCCTTGGCTCGCGGCTGTACGGTGCATCGGGTGATCGACGCACTCAGGCGGCGACGTTCCTCGAAGGCGTCCATCGGCTCCGATCCGATGTCGGATTGGACGACGGGCTCCGGGAATACGGCGCTACGGCGGCCGATCTCGACGATCTCGCGTCGATGGCCGTTACCTCGACGCGACATCTCGAAACGAATCCGCGATCGATCTCGGAATCCGACGCGAGGATCATCCTCGAGACAGCGCTGTGA
- a CDS encoding aldehyde ferredoxin oxidoreductase family protein has product MLHATGDLLTIDLSERSWTTSRIDDVLEAFIGGRGVATKLAYDRIPVDADPLGERNRLYLSSGPLQVSQMSFTGRMNATSLSPLTNGIVSTNAGGYLSRNFADAGYSCVELVGESDELLAIYVTDDGVEFEPIPDLEGATIPETSMVMDERHGLESDHLVTIGPAGENAVRYASLMTSNSRAFGRGGLGAVLGSKNVKTISFAGDSRPTIPLPDESASMDIHQDAATKDHIMKRQGTTGGVDLKNDMFSLPTQYFERMDFDEGVDGINGSAVESKKYKRGTCSVCAFACKLPTRDEETGLETEGPEFETVFSFGSNLLVDDIVDVMKSNELCDTLGLDTISAGVSIGAYLKATDRFGDTALIHELIEKIAYRKGVGNQLAEGVDRSHKDLGVKNWTVKGLEFPGHDGRVLHGRALGYATANRGADHMYSKVHNLEYEGTIPAEGLEGKAPLLVELQNLKAVKDSAILCRFANSYMSDERFERLFGTEYDVLLEAGAKIVDLERRFNNRRGFDRADDKLPYEIDGLEAALDEYYSERGWTNDGIVPEVSDTK; this is encoded by the coding sequence ATGCTTCACGCTACTGGCGACCTCCTCACGATAGATCTCAGCGAGCGATCGTGGACTACGAGTCGAATCGACGACGTTCTCGAAGCATTCATTGGCGGTCGAGGCGTGGCAACGAAACTCGCATACGATCGAATTCCGGTCGACGCCGATCCGCTCGGCGAACGAAACCGGCTCTACCTGTCATCGGGACCTCTTCAGGTATCCCAAATGAGCTTCACTGGCCGAATGAACGCGACCTCCCTCTCCCCGCTGACCAACGGGATTGTCTCCACAAATGCGGGCGGATACTTGTCGCGGAACTTCGCGGATGCGGGCTACTCGTGTGTTGAACTTGTCGGAGAGAGCGACGAACTACTGGCGATATACGTAACCGACGACGGGGTCGAGTTCGAACCGATTCCCGATCTCGAAGGGGCGACGATTCCGGAAACGTCGATGGTTATGGACGAACGCCACGGATTGGAGAGCGATCATCTAGTGACTATCGGACCGGCAGGTGAGAACGCCGTTCGATACGCCTCACTGATGACGTCCAATTCGCGGGCGTTCGGTCGCGGCGGCCTGGGGGCCGTACTAGGATCGAAGAACGTGAAAACAATCTCATTTGCCGGCGATTCTCGTCCGACGATCCCTTTGCCGGACGAGTCCGCTTCGATGGACATTCACCAGGACGCGGCGACGAAAGACCACATTATGAAACGGCAGGGAACGACCGGTGGGGTGGATTTGAAAAACGACATGTTCTCGCTACCGACGCAGTACTTCGAGCGGATGGACTTCGACGAAGGCGTCGATGGGATCAATGGCTCCGCCGTGGAGTCGAAGAAATACAAACGTGGGACGTGCTCGGTCTGTGCCTTCGCGTGCAAACTTCCGACGAGAGACGAGGAAACAGGCCTTGAGACCGAGGGGCCGGAGTTTGAGACAGTGTTTTCGTTCGGAAGCAACCTGCTCGTCGACGATATCGTCGACGTGATGAAATCGAACGAGTTGTGCGATACACTTGGTCTGGACACGATTAGTGCCGGCGTCTCCATCGGGGCGTATCTGAAGGCAACCGACCGGTTCGGCGACACAGCATTGATCCACGAGCTGATCGAGAAAATCGCTTATCGAAAGGGTGTGGGCAATCAACTCGCCGAGGGTGTCGACAGGAGTCACAAGGACCTGGGTGTGAAGAACTGGACCGTGAAGGGGCTTGAATTCCCCGGCCACGATGGCCGGGTACTTCATGGTCGAGCCCTCGGGTACGCGACGGCAAATCGCGGCGCAGATCACATGTACTCAAAAGTGCACAACCTGGAGTACGAGGGGACGATTCCGGCAGAAGGCCTCGAGGGGAAGGCTCCGCTGCTGGTCGAACTGCAGAACCTGAAAGCCGTCAAGGACTCCGCGATACTGTGTCGATTCGCAAACAGCTACATGTCCGACGAGCGGTTCGAACGCCTGTTCGGAACCGAGTACGACGTCCTACTGGAGGCGGGTGCGAAGATCGTCGACCTCGAGCGCAGGTTCAATAATCGCCGTGGATTTGACCGAGCTGACGACAAACTCCCTTACGAGATCGACGGTCTCGAGGCCGCCCTGGACGAATACTACAGCGAACGGGGTTGGACAAACGACGGAATCGTTCCTGAAGTGAGCGATACGAAGTGA
- a CDS encoding nitrile hydratase accessory protein, whose product MNEDAVRATLEELVDLPNGDSDRDVTFDSPAQARAFSLVVALTRTEGFEFIEFQRRLVNRISEDDGALESEVEETYYAYWVDAAESLLVDRGHVSSAEIEKRTREFAAGDRDASEFIIGDREH is encoded by the coding sequence GTGAACGAAGACGCGGTGCGCGCGACGCTCGAGGAGCTGGTCGACCTGCCGAACGGGGACTCCGACAGAGACGTCACATTCGACTCCCCTGCGCAGGCCCGCGCGTTCAGCCTGGTCGTCGCGCTCACGCGGACAGAGGGGTTCGAATTTATCGAATTCCAGCGACGGCTCGTTAACAGAATTTCCGAGGACGATGGCGCCCTCGAATCCGAGGTCGAAGAGACGTACTACGCCTACTGGGTAGACGCAGCCGAATCCCTGCTCGTGGATAGGGGACACGTCTCGTCGGCGGAAATCGAAAAGCGTACGCGAGAATTTGCTGCCGGCGATCGAGACGCCTCGGAGTTCATTATCGGCGACCGAGAGCACTGA
- a CDS encoding HpcH/HpaI aldolase/citrate lyase family protein: protein MVRRSTLYTPGDKPDMMKKALTSEADAVVFDLEDAVAPSEKSLARDVTGDILAEVSTETEVGVRINRLENGGETDLQAIAGGDSEPDMIALPMVESVEDTLELGSLLETTGSNAFVTAIVETGRGLVNAPEIAASEYVDVLGLGAEDLAAQLGATRTPEGDEILYARQRVVTAAAFGEAHALDTVFTNINDREGFRRDAERAVQFGFDGKVAIHPSQVGPINRAFTPPADRIKWAKKVIEAERDASELGKGAFKVDGQMIDPPLVKQARRIISLAEAADEV, encoded by the coding sequence ATGGTACGGAGATCAACGCTCTACACTCCCGGGGATAAGCCAGATATGATGAAAAAGGCGCTGACGTCCGAAGCTGACGCCGTCGTCTTTGACCTCGAGGACGCCGTCGCCCCGTCGGAAAAATCTCTCGCTCGCGACGTGACCGGCGATATCCTCGCGGAGGTGAGCACGGAGACAGAGGTTGGCGTTCGGATCAACAGGCTCGAAAACGGAGGCGAGACCGACCTGCAGGCTATCGCAGGTGGTGACTCCGAGCCTGACATGATCGCCCTCCCGATGGTTGAGTCAGTCGAAGACACCCTCGAACTTGGCTCCCTACTCGAGACGACCGGCTCAAACGCGTTCGTAACTGCGATCGTAGAAACCGGTCGCGGGCTCGTAAACGCTCCCGAAATCGCGGCCTCCGAGTACGTCGACGTGCTCGGACTTGGCGCCGAGGACCTCGCGGCGCAACTGGGCGCAACGAGGACGCCGGAGGGGGACGAGATCCTCTACGCACGCCAACGGGTTGTCACGGCCGCTGCGTTTGGGGAGGCCCATGCCCTGGATACGGTGTTCACCAATATCAACGATCGAGAGGGGTTCCGGCGGGATGCCGAGCGCGCGGTTCAGTTCGGCTTCGATGGCAAGGTTGCGATTCACCCTTCGCAGGTCGGACCGATCAATCGGGCGTTCACGCCACCCGCCGACCGCATCAAGTGGGCCAAAAAGGTGATCGAAGCTGAACGCGACGCCAGCGAGTTGGGAAAGGGCGCGTTCAAGGTCGACGGGCAAATGATCGATCCACCGCTCGTCAAGCAAGCGCGACGAATCATTTCCCTCGCCGAGGCCGCCGACGAAGTGTAA
- the nthB gene encoding nitrile hydratase subunit beta, with the protein MNGIHDMGGMHGFGEIDVDDASFHDDWERAVFAVEKLLRYQSIYGIDEKRHAIERIDPETYLNVSYFERWALGSETLLLENGTIDQNELRAAVNRGDGINLVDDRATDRSGDGELVKLTRDGFRQDAAYDRDPIEPQYNLGMRVVVRNDHPAGHTRCPRYVRRARGTIEDVRGTYVVPDEAAHGEEVAEPLYAVRFNANDLWNDDTDGDAIYVDLWERHLKRASETTAGRAATEDER; encoded by the coding sequence ATGAATGGCATCCATGACATGGGTGGAATGCACGGGTTCGGCGAGATCGACGTCGACGACGCGAGCTTTCACGACGACTGGGAACGGGCGGTCTTCGCCGTCGAGAAACTCCTCCGGTACCAGTCGATCTACGGCATTGACGAGAAGCGCCACGCCATAGAGCGAATCGATCCGGAGACCTACCTCAACGTGAGCTATTTCGAGCGGTGGGCGCTTGGAAGCGAAACACTTCTGCTCGAGAACGGAACCATCGACCAAAACGAGTTGCGAGCCGCGGTCAACCGGGGAGACGGAATCAATCTCGTCGACGACCGCGCGACGGACAGGTCGGGCGACGGCGAACTGGTCAAACTGACTCGCGACGGATTTCGACAGGACGCGGCTTACGACCGCGATCCGATCGAACCCCAGTATAATCTGGGCATGAGGGTAGTCGTAAGAAACGACCACCCCGCCGGCCACACCCGCTGTCCTCGATACGTCCGACGAGCACGCGGAACCATCGAGGACGTGCGCGGAACCTACGTGGTCCCGGACGAAGCTGCACACGGTGAGGAGGTCGCGGAGCCACTATACGCCGTTCGCTTCAACGCGAACGACCTCTGGAACGACGACACCGATGGCGACGCAATCTACGTCGATCTCTGGGAGCGGCACCTCAAGCGGGCGAGCGAGACGACAGCCGGTCGCGCCGCGACGGAGGACGAGCGATGA
- a CDS encoding MmgE/PrpD family protein: MDLDSGQQPNTDKGGMRPVDELVECIETLSVDELTEDEIRTVERAFVDTCGVILSGMSEPPTRVAIDTLAEPGSAPLWGAGRSVATTDAAFIHGIAGHSQDYDDVSWGISGHPSVTMVPAILALAAGNELSGALAIEAYVAGFEAQCFLAAAINPSHYRGGWHATGTFGTFGAAAAGAKVLDLDADATRHALNVAASMAAGVKQNFGTMAKPMHVGNAARSGVTAARLAAGGFTAAPDAIDGDRGFLELYAGEDPVSYADLPDLERPNAVAIHDINVKKYPCCYYTHTSIHATENLVAERGIDPADVESVRVTTASGAGDALHYPNPDTGLEAKFSLEYTVASAAVRPHVGVEAFEDGSVDDAAVQRVRELVQWTIDDSLEYNDSTASVRIETADSTYERVQEVPPGDPANPLSDDELAEKFHRCAGRALPEAVVTSVRERLDSLRSVADVGAIVTE, from the coding sequence ATGGATCTTGATAGCGGGCAACAGCCAAACACCGACAAAGGTGGTATGCGTCCCGTTGACGAACTGGTAGAGTGCATCGAAACACTCTCTGTCGACGAACTAACCGAAGATGAGATTCGAACGGTCGAACGCGCGTTTGTCGATACGTGCGGGGTGATACTTTCCGGCATGAGTGAGCCGCCGACGAGGGTCGCGATCGACACGCTCGCCGAACCCGGTTCGGCTCCGCTCTGGGGAGCGGGCCGGAGTGTGGCGACCACGGATGCAGCATTCATACACGGAATCGCGGGTCACTCGCAGGATTACGACGACGTCTCGTGGGGTATCTCCGGTCACCCGAGCGTAACGATGGTTCCAGCGATCCTTGCGCTTGCCGCCGGCAACGAACTTAGCGGAGCGCTCGCGATCGAAGCCTACGTAGCAGGATTCGAGGCACAGTGCTTTCTCGCAGCGGCTATCAACCCGTCCCACTACCGAGGGGGATGGCACGCCACGGGAACATTCGGCACCTTCGGCGCCGCGGCCGCGGGCGCTAAGGTGCTTGACCTCGATGCGGACGCCACGCGACACGCGCTGAACGTTGCCGCGTCGATGGCGGCGGGGGTAAAGCAGAACTTCGGTACGATGGCCAAACCGATGCACGTCGGAAACGCGGCTCGCTCGGGAGTTACAGCCGCCCGTCTGGCCGCGGGCGGATTCACCGCCGCACCCGACGCGATTGATGGTGATCGGGGGTTCCTTGAGCTCTACGCCGGCGAGGATCCGGTCTCCTACGCTGATCTTCCGGATCTAGAGCGACCGAACGCCGTTGCCATACACGATATCAACGTCAAAAAGTATCCCTGTTGTTACTACACCCACACCAGCATTCACGCGACCGAAAACCTGGTGGCGGAACGTGGCATCGACCCTGCCGACGTCGAGTCGGTGCGGGTAACGACTGCTTCCGGAGCGGGCGACGCGTTACACTACCCGAATCCCGATACTGGGCTGGAGGCGAAATTCTCGCTCGAGTACACGGTTGCGAGTGCAGCCGTCCGTCCGCACGTCGGAGTCGAGGCTTTCGAGGACGGCAGCGTTGACGACGCAGCCGTCCAGCGCGTTCGAGAGCTGGTGCAGTGGACGATTGATGACTCCCTCGAGTACAACGATTCGACGGCCAGCGTACGAATAGAAACCGCAGACAGTACGTACGAACGAGTGCAGGAGGTCCCCCCGGGCGATCCCGCGAACCCGCTTTCCGACGACGAGCTCGCCGAGAAGTTCCACCGGTGTGCCGGCCGCGCGTTACCCGAAGCGGTGGTGACCTCGGTTCGCGAACGGCTCGACTCGTTACGCTCGGTGGCTGACGTCGGCGCAATCGTCACGGAGTAG
- the nthA gene encoding nitrile hydratase subunit alpha codes for MSRDHSNEDGHDHVHSHEEHGHSGDEHNHAHPEDAPDELKSRTRALQSLLLEKGLISTEAVDEVLRLFEEEVGPMNGARVVARAWSDPDFEGRLLDDANEALSEFDFAIGKQHLEVVENTPTVHNTVVCTLCSCYPWSILGLPPTWYKSPQYRSRIVREPRAVLSEFGLELNPEIEVRTWDSSSEVRYMVLPQRPPGTEGLNEEKLASLVTRNAMIGVERLGGNP; via the coding sequence ATGAGCCGCGACCACTCGAACGAGGACGGGCACGACCACGTCCACTCGCACGAGGAGCACGGGCACTCGGGCGACGAACACAACCACGCTCACCCCGAGGACGCGCCCGACGAGCTGAAATCTCGAACGCGAGCGCTACAGTCGCTTCTGCTCGAGAAGGGGCTGATCAGTACCGAGGCAGTCGACGAAGTCCTGCGGCTGTTCGAAGAGGAAGTCGGGCCGATGAACGGCGCACGCGTCGTCGCGCGGGCCTGGTCGGATCCCGACTTCGAGGGGCGCCTGCTTGACGATGCGAACGAGGCGCTATCGGAGTTCGATTTTGCGATCGGCAAGCAGCATCTCGAAGTGGTTGAGAACACGCCGACGGTTCACAACACGGTGGTCTGCACGCTTTGTTCGTGCTACCCGTGGTCGATACTTGGTCTCCCGCCGACCTGGTACAAATCGCCGCAGTACCGCTCGCGAATTGTCCGGGAGCCCCGGGCCGTCCTTTCAGAGTTCGGGCTCGAATTAAACCCCGAGATTGAGGTGCGGACGTGGGACTCGAGTTCCGAGGTGAGATATATGGTGTTGCCACAGCGTCCGCCGGGAACCGAGGGGCTCAACGAGGAAAAGTTAGCGTCACTGGTGACGCGGAATGCGATGATAGGTGTCGAACGGCTCGGGGGTAACCCGTGA